From the Streptococcus hyointestinalis genome, the window AACATACTCCTTCTATTCGAAAAGCTAAAGCAACTGAAAGTTACCATAGCTTCTCATTCTTACTTTAAATCGGATCCATTGCTGGCAATGACTTTTTTATACCAAAAGAAAGAATCTTTTCTAAAGCGCTTTAATGTTCCGTTACCTTTATCATCTCTATCAACATATACAAAACCATAGCGCTTTTTCATCTCCCCAGTACCAGCTGAAATGAGATCGATACATCCCCACATAGTATATCCCATTAGGTTAATGCCGTCCAAATCGATAGCATCAGCCATAGATTGGATATTTTGTTGGAGATAATCAATACGATAAGTATCATGAATACTGCTATCAGCTTCTAGTTTATCATCCCATCCGATACCATTTTCAACGATCCAAAGTGGTTTATGATAACGATCATAGAGTGTATTAAGAGCTAAACGGAGACAAGCTGGATCTGTTGCCCAACCCCAAGCATTTGTTTTTAAATAAGGATTCTTGATTCCCATAATAATATTACCCCCAGCTTTTATCATCTCATCTTCATGAGTTGTATATGTTGTTGAACCATAACATGAAAAGCTAAGGAAGTCTAAAAGAGGAGAATATGCTAACATCATACCAACCTTGATATCATCATCGATTTCATGAGCAACCTTTACTGCTTTTGCAGATGCAACAAATTGGTTATGCGCTCCTTGTGCTCTAGCTTGCGGTGAAAAATCTATCATTCCTCCAGCCATAAAAGGATTCATATCCATCATATTGATTTCATTAAAAGTTAACCAATACTTAACTTTTCCCTTATAACGAGTAAAGACTGTTTTTGCATAATTTTCAAAATAATCTATTAATTGTCGGTTTTTCCAAACTCCGTAGACATGGGTTAGATGAATCGGTGTTTCGTAGTGCGATAGTGTTACTAAAGGGTCGATTCCATATTTGGCACATTCGTCAAAAACTGCCTCGTAGAAATTAAGACCTTCTTCGTTGGGAGTTTTATCATCACCATTTGGAAAAATTCGGGCCCAATTTATAGACAAGCGGAATGTTTTGAATCCCATCTCCGCCATAAGACTTATATCTTCCTTATAATGATGATAAAAATCTGTTGCTTTATGACTAGGATAATAATAACCATCTACCACATCTGGTACTGCATCATCCGGAAAATGGAAATCAGTACCAAAAGGCATATCAATTGCACCAGTTTCTCCTGTTTTAAAATTACGCCAAGTAATTTTACGAGGATTAGTATGGGAACCTGCAGTTAGAACATCTGAAGTATTGATCCCTTTACCGCCGTCAGAGAAGCCACCCTCAAATTGATTAGCAGCTGTTGCTCCACCCCATAGAAAATCTTTTGGAAATTTTAACATGTATGCTCCCTCCTTTTTTAAGAATAGAAATATTAATTAGTCTTGTGTCGCTTCAGCCTCTAGTTTCTCAACTTCGGCTTCTTTAGCAATAAGTTGTTTTTCGTAAATTTTGAAGAACGGATAATAAATTAACGTTGTCGGAATAATCATCAGATAATCCCACAAGGCATTCCGCCAATTCAGTGTGGAAAGATAACCACTAAATCCCATAGGTAGCATAGCTGTAATAGTAATCCAACTTGGAATAATAAAACCAGTTTTATAACCTAAATAAGTAAGTAAAATGACAACTGGAACATTCAAAACATATGGAATACATAGAATAGGATTATACATGATAGGAAGCCCGAAAGTTAATGGCTCATTAATATTAAACCATCCTGGAATAGCAGAAATCCTTGCGACAGCAGAAATTTGCTTAGATTTTGAACGCAGTCCGAGTAAAGCTAAGGGTAAAGTATTACCGCTACCTCCAACCATAGATAATCCTCCCATCAAAAGAATAGGATAAACAACGAGAGGTTTCCCTGCTGCATGTGCTGCTGCATTGGCTGTTGAAGCTTGGATTGCTAAAGGCATAACAATTGGTAAAATAACCATAACGCCATGAATTCCAAAACACCAAAGGAGACTAGCTAAAGTACACAGTATAAAAATTCCTGGAACAGAAACAAGAGCATTCAAAGGAGCACTAAGGAGTGCCATAAACCCTGACGGCACTGTATAAGTTCCCGCAGTCGCAGCAGAAACAACTGTGTTTAAACCTAGGAAAATACAAACGTTAAGTAAAAGAGGGATAATGGTAGCGAAGCTGTCTTGGAGGAAAGACAAACTATAAGAAAAGTCAATAGTTTACTTTAAATTTATTTTTGTTTCGATTTTCTTATTTGAGAGTACGACGAAAACACCTTGAAATAACTGAAATTTTTTCAAGGATAAGTATTGTGTTTTAAGTATTTATCTCACCTTGCTTTCATCAAAGGGAGTATTGTTCTTGAGAAGATGGAACAATACTCGTACCAGCTTTTTAGCGACATGGGCAACAGCGACGTTATAATGTTTTCCTTGGTCTAACTTGATTCTTAGGTAAGCTTTAAAAGCAGGGGAAAAGCGAGCCACTGATTTGGCAGCTTGTATTAAAGCCCATCGAAGATGTGGAGACCCACGCTTGACCATTTTACCTTGAGTATCTAGTTGTCCAGATTGGTAGATAGATGGTTCTAACCCTGCAAAAGCTTGAAGTTGGGCTGGTTTGTCAAAGGTATGGATATTCCTAATTTCCGCTAAAATGATAGATCCAAGACGATTTCCAATTCCAGCCACAGTTGTGATGACCGAGGTGAACTCAGCCATCAGCTCATCGACTTTGTTTTCAGCTTTAGAGATGAGTCTTTTGTAATGCTTGATATTTTCAATGATTTCGATGAGTTCGAACTCCCGAGCTTCTGAAGTTGTTCCGATAGAGTTTGGAGCGACCTTGAGAATATCTTGTATTTTTGGCATTGTTAATCGTTTGATTTCTAGAAGCTTCTCAAATCCAGCCTCACTCATTTTCTGAGGGCTGGGATAGTGTGATAGGAGTTCATAGGCGTAGTCAGAATGCTTTCCAATGATTTTATCTATCTCAGGGAAGATGATGTCCAAACACCGAGTGTATTGTACTTTCCAATCAGACTGCTTCTTCTTGAGACGGTGAATGTGTCTCGTTAGAATTTTCAGTTCTTCTTTTCTATTATCATGACGAAACTGTTCCCGATTAGGGTCGGATAGTAGCTTAAGGGCAATGGTACGGGCGTCCTTCTTGTCTGTCTTGGTTTTACGAAGTGATAATGACTTGGCGAATTCCTTGATGAGTAGAGGGTTGTAGGTATAGACAGTTGCTCCATGTTCATGAAGAAAATCTAAAAGATTAAAGGCATAATGTCCTGTATCTTCAAGTGCGATGAGATAGTCTTGTTTTAACTGACTGAGGGTATTTATGAACAAGTTAAAACCAGCTCTAGTATTTGAGAAAGTGAGTGGTTTAAGAATAAGTTTTCCTTTGTCGTTTAAGACAGCTACATCGTGTTTGTTTTTAGCGACATCAATGCCAACGAAAATCATATGTGTACCTCCATATAGGTTATTCAAGCGCACTTGGTTATCCACGAACTTTTTGTCTTGTTACCTTACACGAGATAAAACGTCGCTGCGTTATCAAACTCATTACCAATTGAAACAAAAAGCTATGGTTAGAGCCTTTCCGAAATCGTCAAAGCGATTGGAGGGTAGAAACTAATCCACAGTGGCTTTTTCCAAGTATAACACTTGGGCTTTGGCAGTAGCTAACTGCACTAAATATAATATAAGGAGGAACTACATCTGGCATTTTAATGCGTATATTCTTATCTATACAGAATTTTTCAATTTGGACAGCAATAAAGACAACCATAAAACCTACAAACATCCCTTGAGCACCAAGGTAAGTCCTATCTAAAACAGATAACCCCGCAGATGTCATTGAGATAGGTGCTGCTACTAGCAAAAAACAAACTAAAGCGTTGACAGCGTTCATGATGGGAGATTTCATCTTAAGCTTTTGAGCATAATTATAAGCAAAGAATACAACGACCCAAAGAGATAAATGATTCATTGTAAATTCATATGGCATATAAAATATGCGGTACATAGCACTATTAGGTGTAAATAGGTTTAACATTGACGAACCGACAGCTGTAGCAATTTGAGAAATTGCTCCTACCATAATAATTCCCATTAAAGACATCATAGCTGCTTGTAGGGAAGACAAAAATTTATTAGAGCCCAATTTTTGTCCAAATTCTTGTAACTTAATAAGTATAGGATGATTAAATAAGTTTTCCATAAAAAACTCCCTTAACAATTACTACTTTTCAGCATAAAGCTTTTCTGCTAACTTCATAATCTTAGGGCAGTCAGCAATAGCATAATCTAATGATGAAATAGTTTCTGCAGGCAAACCTGTATTTTCTTTAATTTCTTTTAAGCGATAAGAAACTTGTGGTCCTAGCAAAATAATATCAAAGTCTTGATAAACATCTTGATATTCGGACATTCCTACTGCTTTGATAGTAAGGTCTTGTCCTTGATCATTCCAATATTTTTCCATTTTTTTCATAAGAATAGAAGTTGACATACCACCTGCACATACTAATAAAATTTTCATGATAATTTCCTTTCTTTAATTGCCTTACTAGCTTTGTTTTTCTGAAATTTCTTGACGCAACTGAATAATCTCTCTGATAAGTTCGACCGCCAGCATACTAGTCATTAAGTGATCTTGGGCATGAACGAGCAAAAGATTGAATTCATGTTTCCCTCCATTAGCTTCTTCAACTAACAATTCAGTTTGCCCCTGATGAGCTAATTTTGATTCCTCATCTGATTTTTTGAGATACTCTTCTGCTTCAGAAAAATTCCCTTCCTTCGCAAATTCTAAAGCTTTAAAAGCTAGAGAGCGTGCATCTCCTGAATGAGCAATCAAGGTCATAGTTGCTAGTTCTTGGTTAGAATTTTCACTCATGGTGAATTACC encodes:
- a CDS encoding family 1 glycosylhydrolase → MLKFPKDFLWGGATAANQFEGGFSDGGKGINTSDVLTAGSHTNPRKITWRNFKTGETGAIDMPFGTDFHFPDDAVPDVVDGYYYPSHKATDFYHHYKEDISLMAEMGFKTFRLSINWARIFPNGDDKTPNEEGLNFYEAVFDECAKYGIDPLVTLSHYETPIHLTHVYGVWKNRQLIDYFENYAKTVFTRYKGKVKYWLTFNEINMMDMNPFMAGGMIDFSPQARAQGAHNQFVASAKAVKVAHEIDDDIKVGMMLAYSPLLDFLSFSCYGSTTYTTHEDEMIKAGGNIIMGIKNPYLKTNAWGWATDPACLRLALNTLYDRYHKPLWIVENGIGWDDKLEADSSIHDTYRIDYLQQNIQSMADAIDLDGINLMGYTMWGCIDLISAGTGEMKKRYGFVYVDRDDKGNGTLKRFRKDSFFWYKKVIASNGSDLK
- a CDS encoding PTS lactose/cellobiose transporter subunit IIA, which codes for MSENSNQELATMTLIAHSGDARSLAFKALEFAKEGNFSEAEEYLKKSDEESKLAHQGQTELLVEEANGGKHEFNLLLVHAQDHLMTSMLAVELIREIIQLRQEISEKQS
- a CDS encoding PTS transporter subunit EIIC, whose translation is MENLFNHPILIKLQEFGQKLGSNKFLSSLQAAMMSLMGIIMVGAISQIATAVGSSMLNLFTPNSAMYRIFYMPYEFTMNHLSLWVVVFFAYNYAQKLKMKSPIMNAVNALVCFLLVAAPISMTSAGLSVLDRTYLGAQGMFVGFMVVFIAVQIEKFCIDKNIRIKMPDVVPPYIIFSAVSYCQSPSVILGKSHCGLVSTLQSL
- a CDS encoding IS110 family transposase, whose amino-acid sequence is MIFVGIDVAKNKHDVAVLNDKGKLILKPLTFSNTRAGFNLFINTLSQLKQDYLIALEDTGHYAFNLLDFLHEHGATVYTYNPLLIKEFAKSLSLRKTKTDKKDARTIALKLLSDPNREQFRHDNRKEELKILTRHIHRLKKKQSDWKVQYTRCLDIIFPEIDKIIGKHSDYAYELLSHYPSPQKMSEAGFEKLLEIKRLTMPKIQDILKVAPNSIGTTSEAREFELIEIIENIKHYKRLISKAENKVDELMAEFTSVITTVAGIGNRLGSIILAEIRNIHTFDKPAQLQAFAGLEPSIYQSGQLDTQGKMVKRGSPHLRWALIQAAKSVARFSPAFKAYLRIKLDQGKHYNVAVAHVAKKLVRVLFHLLKNNTPFDESKVR
- a CDS encoding PTS sugar transporter subunit IIB codes for the protein MKILLVCAGGMSTSILMKKMEKYWNDQGQDLTIKAVGMSEYQDVYQDFDIILLGPQVSYRLKEIKENTGLPAETISSLDYAIADCPKIMKLAEKLYAEK